Proteins co-encoded in one Juglans regia cultivar Chandler chromosome 16, Walnut 2.0, whole genome shotgun sequence genomic window:
- the LOC109005724 gene encoding uncharacterized protein LOC109005724 yields the protein MAKPKNQTKSTNHIHQNQNQQPLKSEKPPTWSVVRGLLTCKDLQTQQKHHQQLQQQKQQQKRQQQQREHRQQQQEQALEVTVNAKKCKKMKCSGSLCSNTKVMHRPETGSPEVRKKRSPTMGSSRNDASTRSLKPPLHEVNGVVSSTTSSFSASSNSSIGGSFRGMPFSRFSGCYECRMVVDPVLGFTRDPSLRGSIYSCPDCGEIFMKAENLELHQAVRHAVSELDPEDTSKNIVEIIFQSSWQNKQTPICKIDRILKVHNPQRTISRFEDYRDSIKAKATKLPKKHPRCIADGNELLRFHCTTFVCSLGLNGSSNLCNSIPQCNVCSIIKNGFKVSGEPAGGAVENGILTTATSGKAHDKAGALVEDRNDKKAMLVCRVIAGRVKKNMEGSEEEYDSVAGAVGHYSNLEELYVSNPKAILPCFVVIYREVLV from the exons ATGGCTAAAcccaaaaaccaaacaaaatctACCAACCATAtccaccaaaaccaaaaccagcaGCCCTTAAAATCTGAGAAACCGCCCACTTGGTCAGTTGTAAGAGGCCTATTGACCTGTAAAGATCTCCAAACACAGCAAAAGCATCATCAACAATTGCAACAACAAAAGCAGCAACAAAAGCGGCAACAGCAGCAGCGAGAGCATCGACAGCAGCAACAAGAGCAAGCCCTGGAGGTGACTGTCAATGCcaagaaatgcaagaaaatgAAGTGCTCTGGTTCGCTCTGTAGCAACACAAAGGTCATGCACAGACCTGAAACCGGATCCCCAGAAGTCCGCAAGAAAAGGTCCCCCACAATGGGTTCGAGTAGAAATGATGCTTCCACCAGATCCCTGAAACCTCCTCTGCATGAAGTCAATGGGGTTGTTTCCTCTACCACTTCTTCGTTCTCTGCATCTTCTAATTCATCCATTGGTGGGTCTTTTAGAGGAATGCCTTTCAGTAGATTCTCTGGCTGCTATGAGTGTAGAATGGTGGTAGATCCTGTACTTGGTTTCACCAGAGACCCTTCTCTCAGGGGTAGCATCTATTCTTGCCCTGACTGTGGTGAGATCTTCATGAAAGCTGAAAATCTGGAGCTTCATCAAGCTGTCAGGCACGCAG TATCTGAACTGGATCCTGAAGACACAAGCAAGAACATAGTGGAAATCATTTTCCAGTCAAGCTGGCAGAACAAACAAACTCCCATCTGCAAAATTGACCGCATCCTGAAAGTCCACAACCCCCAGAGAACCATCTCGAGATTCGAGGATTATAGAGACTCCATTAAAGCTAAGGCCACCAAACTCCCCAAGAAACACCCACGCTGCATAGCAGACGGCAATGAGCTCCTCAGGTTCCACTGCACCACCTTTGTCTGCTCACTGGGGCTGAACGGCTCCTCCAATCTCTGCAATTCAATCCCACAATGCAATGTATGCAGCATCATAAAGAATGGCTTCAAGGTTTCCGGAGAACCAGCCGGAGGAGCTGTTGAGAATGGGATCCTGACAACTGCGACGAGTGGGAAGGCGCATGACAAAGCCGGAGCGCTGGTGGAGGATAGGAATGACAAAAAGGCGATGCTGGTTTGCCGGGTGATTGCGGGCAGGGTGAAGAAGAACATGGAGGGGAGTGAGGAGGAGTATGACTCTGTCGCGGGGGCTGTGGGGCACTATTCCAATCTGGAAGAGTTGTATGTGTCTAATCCCAAGGCTATTTTGCCTTGTTTTGTTGTCATCTACAGAGAGGTTTTAGTGTAA